From a single Georhizobium profundi genomic region:
- the fusA gene encoding elongation factor G produces MAREYAIEDYRNFGIMAHIDAGKTTTTERVLYYTGRSHKIGEVHDGAATMDWMEQEQERGITITSAATTTFWKGRDGKSRRFNIIDTPGHVDFTIEVERSLRVLDGAIALLDANAGVEPQTETVWRQADKYEVPRMIFCNKMDKIGADFYRSVEMVKSRLGAIPVVVQLPIGAENEFKGVVDLIEMNALVWRDESLGAQWDVVEIPDDLKDRAEEYREKMIETVVEIDEEAMEAYLEGEMPDNDKIRQLIRRGTIDVKFFPMFCGSAFKNKGVQPLLDAVVDFLPSPIDIPAIKGIDVKTEEATKRKAADDEPVALLAFKIMNDPFVGSLTFCRLYSGKLEKGTSLLNTVKEKRERIGRMLQMHSNSREDVDVAYAGDIVALAGLKETTTGDTLCDPLAPVILERMEFPDPVIQIAIEPKTKADQEKMGLALNRLAAEDPSFRVKTDEESGQTIIAGMGELHLDIIVDRMKREFKVEANVGAPQVAYRETITKTAEVDYTHKKQSGGTGQFARVKLVFEPNPDSEDFVFESKIVGGAVPKEYIPGVQKGIQSVMSAGPLAGFPMLSVKATLIDGAFHDVDSSVLAFEIAARGAFREGAQKAGAQLLEPIMKVEVVTPEDYVGDVIGDLNSRRGQIQGQEQRGVAIVINAHVPLANMFKYVDNLRSMSQGRAQYTMLFDHYAPVPSNVAQEIQAKFA; encoded by the coding sequence CGTCTGCTGCTACGACCACCTTCTGGAAGGGCCGTGACGGCAAGTCGCGTCGCTTCAACATCATCGACACGCCCGGCCACGTCGACTTCACGATCGAAGTCGAGCGTTCGCTGCGCGTTCTCGACGGTGCGATCGCTCTGCTCGACGCCAACGCCGGTGTAGAGCCGCAGACCGAGACTGTCTGGCGCCAGGCCGACAAGTACGAAGTCCCGCGGATGATCTTCTGCAACAAGATGGACAAGATCGGTGCGGACTTCTACCGCTCGGTCGAGATGGTCAAGTCGCGTCTCGGCGCGATCCCGGTCGTCGTCCAGCTTCCGATCGGTGCTGAGAACGAGTTCAAGGGCGTCGTCGACCTGATCGAGATGAACGCTCTCGTATGGCGCGACGAGTCGCTCGGCGCCCAGTGGGACGTCGTCGAGATACCGGACGATCTCAAGGATCGTGCCGAAGAGTACCGCGAGAAGATGATCGAAACGGTCGTCGAAATCGACGAAGAAGCCATGGAAGCTTATCTGGAAGGCGAAATGCCGGACAACGATAAGATCCGTCAGCTCATCCGTCGTGGCACGATCGACGTGAAGTTCTTCCCGATGTTCTGCGGCTCTGCTTTCAAGAACAAGGGCGTTCAGCCGCTGCTCGACGCCGTCGTCGACTTCCTGCCGTCCCCGATCGATATCCCGGCCATCAAGGGCATCGACGTCAAGACGGAAGAAGCCACGAAGCGCAAGGCTGCCGACGACGAGCCGGTCGCTCTGCTCGCTTTCAAGATCATGAACGACCCGTTCGTCGGCTCGCTCACGTTCTGCCGTCTCTACTCGGGCAAGCTCGAGAAGGGCACGTCGCTTCTGAACACGGTCAAGGAAAAGCGCGAGCGCATCGGCCGCATGCTGCAGATGCACTCCAACTCGCGTGAAGACGTCGACGTCGCCTATGCTGGTGATATCGTCGCTCTCGCTGGCCTGAAGGAAACGACCACCGGCGATACGCTGTGCGATCCGCTGGCCCCGGTCATCCTGGAGCGCATGGAATTCCCGGATCCGGTCATTCAGATCGCGATCGAGCCGAAGACCAAGGCCGACCAGGAAAAGATGGGCCTCGCGCTCAACCGTCTGGCCGCCGAGGATCCTTCCTTCCGCGTCAAGACCGACGAAGAATCCGGCCAGACGATCATCGCCGGCATGGGCGAGCTTCACCTCGACATCATCGTCGACCGCATGAAGCGCGAGTTCAAGGTCGAGGCCAATGTCGGCGCTCCGCAGGTCGCCTACCGTGAAACCATCACGAAGACCGCAGAAGTCGATTACACGCACAAGAAGCAGTCGGGCGGTACGGGCCAGTTCGCTCGCGTCAAGCTGGTGTTCGAACCGAATCCGGACTCCGAAGATTTCGTCTTCGAATCCAAGATCGTCGGTGGTGCTGTTCCGAAGGAATACATCCCGGGCGTTCAGAAGGGCATTCAGAGCGTCATGTCGGCTGGTCCGCTTGCCGGCTTCCCGATGCTCTCGGTCAAGGCAACTTTGATCGACGGCGCCTTCCACGACGTCGACTCCTCGGTTCTCGCCTTCGAAATCGCAGCCCGCGGTGCATTCCGCGAAGGTGCGCAGAAGGCTGGTGCCCAGCTGCTCGAGCCGATCATGAAGGTCGAAGTCGTGACGCCGGAAGATTACGTCGGTGACGTGATCGGCGATCTGAACTCGCGTCGTGGCCAGATTCAGGGCCAGGAACAGCGCGGCGTTGCCATCGTCATCAACGCGCATGTGCCGCTCGCCAACATGTTCAAGTACGTCGACAACCTGCGCTCCATGAGCCAGGGACGCGCACAGTACACGATGCTGTTCGATCACTATGCGCCGGTTCCTTCGAACGTCGCTCAGGAAATCCAGGCGAAGTTCGCGTAA
- the tuf gene encoding elongation factor Tu produces MAKGKFERNKPHVNIGTIGHVDHGKTSLTAAITKFFGEYRAYDQIDGAPEEKARGITISTAHVEYETEARHYAHVDCPGHADYVKNMITGAAQMDGAILVVSAADGPMPQTREHILLARQVGVPAIVVFLNKVDQVDDEELLELVELEVRELLSSYDYPGDDIPIVKGSALAALEDSNKEIGENAVRALLAEVDKYIPTPERPIDQPFLMPIEDVFSISGRGTVVTGRVERGVVKVGEEIEIVGIRDTKKTTCTGVEMFRKLLDQGQAGDNIGALLRGVDREGVERGQVLCKPGSVKPHKKFKAEAYILTKEEGGRHTPFFTNYRPQFYFRTTDVTGIVTLPEGTEMVMPGDNVTVDVELIVPIAMEERLRFAIREGGRTVGAGIVAAITE; encoded by the coding sequence ATGGCTAAAGGCAAGTTTGAACGTAACAAGCCGCATGTGAACATCGGCACGATCGGTCACGTCGACCACGGCAAGACGTCTTTGACGGCTGCGATCACGAAGTTCTTCGGCGAGTACCGCGCTTATGACCAGATCGACGGCGCACCGGAAGAGAAGGCTCGCGGGATCACGATCTCGACGGCGCACGTGGAATACGAGACGGAAGCCCGTCACTACGCCCACGTCGACTGCCCCGGCCACGCCGACTACGTGAAGAACATGATCACCGGTGCGGCCCAGATGGACGGCGCGATCCTCGTCGTTTCGGCTGCTGACGGCCCGATGCCGCAGACGCGCGAGCACATCCTGCTCGCCCGCCAGGTCGGTGTTCCGGCAATCGTCGTGTTCCTGAACAAGGTCGACCAGGTTGACGACGAAGAGCTTCTCGAGCTCGTCGAGCTCGAAGTTCGTGAGCTGCTCTCCTCGTACGACTATCCGGGCGACGACATTCCGATCGTCAAGGGCTCCGCGCTTGCCGCTCTCGAAGACAGCAACAAGGAAATCGGCGAGAACGCCGTTCGTGCGCTCCTGGCTGAAGTCGACAAGTACATCCCGACGCCTGAGCGCCCGATCGACCAGCCGTTCCTGATGCCGATCGAAGACGTGTTCTCGATCTCGGGTCGTGGCACGGTCGTGACCGGCCGCGTCGAGCGTGGCGTCGTCAAGGTTGGCGAGGAAATCGAGATCGTCGGTATCCGCGACACCAAGAAGACGACCTGCACGGGCGTTGAAATGTTCCGCAAGCTGCTCGACCAGGGCCAGGCCGGCGACAACATCGGCGCGCTGCTTCGCGGTGTCGACCGTGAAGGCGTCGAGCGTGGTCAGGTTCTGTGCAAGCCGGGTTCGGTCAAGCCGCACAAGAAGTTCAAGGCCGAAGCCTACATCCTGACGAAGGAAGAGGGTGGTCGCCACACGCCGTTCTTCACGAACTACCGTCCGCAGTTCTACTTCCGCACGACGGACGTGACGGGCATCGTGACGCTGCCGGAAGGCACGGAGATGGTGATGCCTGGCGACAACGTCACCGTTGACGTCGAGCTGATCGTGCCGATCGCGATGGAAGAGCGCCTGCGCTTCGCCATCCGCGAAGGCGGCCGCACCGTCGGCGCCGGCATCGTCGCCGCGATCACGGAATAA
- the rpsJ gene encoding 30S ribosomal protein S10 produces MNGQNIRIRLKAFDHRILDASTREIVSTAKRTGANVRGPVPLPTRIEKFTVNRSPHIDKKSREQFEMRTHKRLLDIVDPTPQTVDALMKLDLAAGVDVEIKL; encoded by the coding sequence ATGAACGGCCAGAATATCCGTATCCGCCTCAAGGCGTTCGATCATCGGATTCTCGATGCCTCCACGCGTGAGATCGTTTCGACCGCCAAGCGCACGGGTGCCAATGTCCGTGGTCCCGTTCCGCTGCCGACGCGGATCGAGAAGTTCACGGTCAACCGGTCGCCGCACATCGACAAGAAGAGCCGCGAGCAATTCGAGATGCGCACGCACAAGCGTCTTCTCGACATCGTCGATCCGACCCCCCAGACGGTCGATGCGCTGATGAAGCTCGACCTGGCTGCCGGCGTCGACGTCGAAATCAAGCTTTAA
- the rplC gene encoding 50S ribosomal protein L3 produces the protein MRSGVIAQKVGMTRVYNDAGDHIPVTVLKLDNCQVVAQRTVEKNGYAAVQLGVGLKKVKNTTKALRGHFAAANVEPKAKLAEFRVSEDNLIDIGAELTAEHFVAGQLVDVTGTTIGKGFAGAMKRHNFGGLRATHGVSVSHRSHGSTGSNQDPGRVWKGKRMAGHMGQTRVTTQNLEVVSTDVDRGLILIKGAVPGSKGAWILVRDAIKSPIPEAAPRPAALRSASNGATAEATNEGAE, from the coding sequence ATGCGTTCAGGTGTGATTGCACAAAAGGTAGGGATGACCCGGGTCTACAACGACGCCGGCGACCACATCCCGGTAACAGTCCTCAAGCTCGACAATTGCCAGGTCGTTGCTCAGCGGACCGTCGAGAAGAACGGCTACGCAGCCGTTCAGCTCGGCGTCGGCCTCAAGAAGGTCAAGAACACGACGAAGGCACTGCGCGGCCATTTCGCCGCTGCAAATGTCGAGCCGAAGGCAAAGCTGGCCGAGTTTCGCGTCAGCGAAGACAATCTGATCGATATCGGCGCCGAGCTGACGGCCGAGCACTTCGTTGCCGGCCAGCTGGTCGACGTGACCGGTACCACGATCGGTAAGGGCTTCGCCGGTGCAATGAAGCGCCACAACTTCGGTGGTCTGCGTGCAACTCACGGCGTTTCGGTCTCGCACCGTTCGCACGGTTCGACCGGTTCCAACCAGGATCCGGGCCGCGTCTGGAAGGGCAAGCGCATGGCTGGTCACATGGGCCAGACGCGCGTCACGACCCAGAACCTCGAAGTCGTCTCGACGGATGTCGACCGCGGCCTGATCCTCATCAAGGGTGCCGTTCCCGGCTCCAAGGGTGCCTGGATCCTCGTTCGCGATGCCATCAAGTCGCCGATCCCGGAAGCGGCTCCGCGTCCGGCAGCACTGCGTTCGGCGTCGAATGGTGCGACCGCTGAAGCTACGAATGAGGGAGCCGAGTAA
- the rplD gene encoding 50S ribosomal protein L4, with the protein MDLNVTTLDGSSAGTVSLSDAVFGLEPRADLLQRVVRWQLAKKQAGTHKALGRSEVSRTGAKMYRQKGTGRARHHSARAPQFRGGGKAHGPVVRSHGHDLPKKVRALGLKHALSAKLRSEDLIVIDDFVAKEAKTKGLLESFGKLGLTNALLIGGADLDSNFRLAAKNIPNVDILPVQGINVYDILRRGKLVLSKSAVEALEERFK; encoded by the coding sequence ATGGATCTCAACGTCACCACTCTGGACGGCAGCTCGGCCGGCACGGTTTCGCTCTCGGACGCCGTTTTCGGCCTGGAGCCCCGCGCCGATCTCCTGCAGCGCGTCGTTCGCTGGCAGCTTGCCAAGAAGCAGGCCGGCACTCACAAGGCGCTCGGCCGTTCGGAAGTTTCCCGCACCGGCGCCAAGATGTACCGCCAGAAGGGCACCGGCCGCGCACGTCACCACTCGGCACGCGCTCCGCAGTTCCGCGGCGGCGGCAAGGCTCACGGCCCGGTTGTTCGCAGCCACGGCCATGACCTTCCCAAGAAGGTTCGTGCGCTCGGCCTGAAGCATGCGCTGTCGGCTAAGCTTCGTTCGGAAGACCTGATCGTCATCGACGATTTCGTCGCGAAGGAAGCAAAGACGAAGGGCCTCCTGGAGTCTTTCGGCAAGCTCGGCCTGACGAACGCACTCCTGATCGGCGGCGCCGACCTGGACAGCAATTTCCGCCTTGCGGCCAAGAACATCCCGAACGTGGATATTCTGCCGGTACAGGGCATCAATGTTTACGACATCCTGCGTCGCGGCAAGCTCGTCTTGTCCAAGTCGGCTGTCGAAGCGCTTGAGGAGCGGTTCAAATGA
- a CDS encoding 50S ribosomal protein L23, with translation MTDLRHYDVIVSPAITEKATMASDNNQVVFNVAKKATKPEIKAAIEALFGVKVKAVNTLLRKGKVKRFRGIKGRQSDVKKAIVTLAEGQTLDVSTGL, from the coding sequence ATGACTGATCTTCGTCACTACGACGTGATCGTTTCACCGGCGATCACTGAAAAGGCAACGATGGCCTCGGACAACAACCAGGTCGTGTTCAATGTCGCAAAGAAGGCTACCAAGCCGGAGATCAAGGCTGCGATCGAAGCGCTGTTCGGCGTCAAGGTCAAGGCGGTGAACACGCTGCTTCGCAAGGGCAAGGTCAAGCGGTTCCGTGGCATCAAGGGCCGCCAGAGCGACGTCAAGAAGGCAATCGTCACGCTCGCCGAGGGTCAGACCCTCGACGTATCGACGGGCCTCTGA
- the rplB gene encoding 50S ribosomal protein L2 has translation MALKSFNPITPSTRQLVIVDRSALYKGKPVKTLTEGLSQKGGRNNAGRITARYQGGGHKRSYRMVDFKRRKFDVSATVERLEYDPNRTAFIALIKYDDGELSYILAPQRLAVGDKVVSSNKAVDVKPGNAMPLQNMPVGTIVHNVEMKPEKGGQIARSAGTYVQLVGRDQGMAILRLNSGEQRLVSGLCLGTVGAVSNPDHGNINDGKAGRTRWRGKRPHVRGVVMNPVDHPHGGGEGRTSGGRHPVSPWGKPTKGKRTRSNKSTDKFIMRSRHQRKK, from the coding sequence ATGGCATTGAAGAGTTTCAATCCGATCACGCCGAGCACGCGCCAGCTCGTCATCGTCGATCGCTCCGCCCTCTACAAGGGCAAGCCGGTCAAGACGCTGACGGAAGGCCTTTCGCAGAAGGGCGGCCGTAACAACGCCGGTCGCATCACTGCGCGCTACCAGGGTGGTGGTCACAAGCGTTCGTACCGTATGGTCGATTTCAAGCGTCGCAAGTTCGACGTATCGGCAACGGTCGAGCGTCTCGAATACGACCCGAACCGCACGGCATTCATCGCACTCATCAAGTACGATGACGGCGAGCTGAGCTACATCCTGGCTCCGCAGCGCCTGGCCGTCGGCGATAAGGTCGTCTCGTCGAACAAGGCTGTGGACGTGAAGCCTGGCAACGCCATGCCGCTTCAGAACATGCCGGTCGGCACCATCGTCCACAATGTGGAGATGAAGCCGGAGAAGGGTGGCCAGATCGCCCGTTCGGCAGGCACCTACGTTCAGCTCGTGGGCCGCGACCAGGGCATGGCGATCCTTCGCCTGAACTCTGGCGAGCAGCGCCTCGTGTCGGGCCTTTGCCTCGGCACCGTCGGCGCGGTCTCGAACCCGGACCACGGCAACATCAACGATGGCAAGGCTGGTCGCACCCGCTGGCGCGGCAAGCGTCCGCATGTCCGCGGCGTCGTCATGAACCCCGTCGACCACCCGCATGGTGGTGGTGAAGGCCGGACCTCGGGTGGTCGTCACCCGGTTTCGCCCTGGGGCAAGCCGACCAAGGGCAAGCGTACGCGGTCGAACAAGTCGACCGACAAGTTCATCATGCGCTCGCGCCACCAGCGCAAGAAGTAA
- the rpsS gene encoding 30S ribosomal protein S19, which produces MARSVWKGPFVDGYLLKKAEKVREGGRSEVIKIWSRRSTILPQFVGLTFGVYNGAKHIPVSVSEDMVGHKFGEFAPTRTYYGHGADKKAKRK; this is translated from the coding sequence TTGGCTCGTTCAGTTTGGAAAGGTCCGTTTGTTGACGGCTATCTTCTCAAGAAGGCTGAGAAGGTGCGCGAAGGCGGACGCAGCGAAGTGATCAAGATCTGGAGCCGTCGCTCCACGATCCTGCCGCAGTTCGTCGGTCTGACCTTCGGTGTCTACAATGGCGCGAAGCACATTCCGGTATCAGTTTCGGAAGACATGGTCGGACACAAGTTCGGCGAATTCGCTCCGACGCGGACCTACTACGGTCACGGCGCGGACAAGAAGGCGAAGAGGAAGTAA
- the rplV gene encoding 50S ribosomal protein L22: MGKAKAERRLKDNEAQAVARTIRVSPQKLNLVAAMIRGKKVERALADLEFSRKRIAETVRKTLQSAIANAENNHDLDVDQLIVAEAHVGKSITMKRFHARGRGRASRIEKPFSHLTIVVREVEETGKAA; this comes from the coding sequence ATGGGCAAGGCCAAAGCCGAACGCCGGCTCAAGGATAACGAGGCGCAGGCAGTTGCGCGCACGATCCGCGTCAGTCCCCAGAAGCTCAATCTCGTTGCGGCCATGATCCGCGGCAAGAAGGTCGAGCGGGCTCTGGCCGATCTCGAGTTTTCGCGCAAGCGCATCGCTGAAACCGTCCGCAAGACGCTTCAGTCTGCCATCGCAAACGCCGAAAACAACCACGACCTCGACGTCGACCAGCTGATCGTCGCGGAAGCGCATGTCGGCAAGTCGATCACGATGAAGCGTTTCCACGCTCGTGGCCGTGGCCGCGCGAGCCGCATCGAGAAGCCGTTCTCGCACCTGACCATCGTGGTGCGCGAAGTCGAAGAAACCGGGAAGGCTGCTTAA
- the rpsC gene encoding 30S ribosomal protein S3, producing the protein MGQKINPIGFRLGINRTWDSRWFADNAEYSKLLHEDLKIRKFIMDELKQAAISKVVIERPHKKCRVTIHAARPGLIIGKKGADIEKLRKRLSQMTNSETHLNIVEVRKPETDATLVAQSIAQQLERRVAFRRAMKRAVQSAMRLGAEGIRITSAGRLGGAEIARTEWYREGRVPLHTLRADIDYGTAEAHTAYGICGIKVWIFKGEILEHDPMASERRALEGDNQGGQRRRENA; encoded by the coding sequence ATGGGTCAGAAAATCAATCCGATCGGCTTTCGCCTCGGCATCAACCGTACCTGGGACAGCCGCTGGTTCGCCGACAACGCCGAATACTCCAAGCTGCTTCACGAGGATCTGAAGATCCGCAAGTTCATCATGGATGAGCTGAAGCAGGCTGCGATTTCGAAGGTGGTGATCGAGCGTCCGCACAAGAAGTGCCGCGTCACGATCCATGCTGCGCGTCCGGGCCTCATCATCGGCAAGAAGGGCGCGGACATCGAGAAGCTGCGCAAGCGCCTCTCGCAGATGACCAACTCGGAAACGCACCTCAACATCGTCGAAGTGCGCAAGCCTGAGACCGATGCGACGCTGGTCGCTCAGTCGATCGCTCAGCAGCTCGAGCGTCGTGTGGCATTCCGTCGCGCCATGAAGCGTGCCGTTCAGTCCGCCATGCGTCTTGGCGCCGAAGGTATCCGTATCACGTCGGCCGGTCGTTTGGGCGGCGCGGAAATCGCGCGCACCGAATGGTACCGTGAAGGCCGCGTGCCGCTGCATACGCTGCGCGCCGATATCGACTACGGCACGGCCGAGGCCCACACGGCTTACGGCATCTGCGGCATCAAGGTCTGGATCTTCAAGGGTGAGATCCTCGAGCATGACCCGATGGCTTCGGAGCGTCGCGCGTTGGAAGGCGATAATCAGGGTGGCCAGCGCCGCCGCGAGAACGCGTGA
- the rplP gene encoding 50S ribosomal protein L16: MLQPKRTKYRKQFKGRIKGVAKGGSDLNFGSFGLKAQEPDRVNARQIEAARRAITRHMKRAGRVWIRVFPDVPVTSKPTEVRMGKGKGSVDYWACKVKPGRIMFEIDGVSEEIAREALRLGAAKLSVKTRFVQRIAD, translated from the coding sequence ATGTTGCAGCCAAAGCGTACGAAGTACCGCAAGCAGTTCAAGGGCCGCATCAAGGGCGTGGCCAAGGGCGGCTCTGACCTGAATTTCGGTTCTTTCGGCCTGAAGGCGCAAGAGCCGGACCGCGTCAATGCGCGTCAGATCGAAGCGGCCCGCCGCGCGATCACCCGTCACATGAAGCGTGCTGGTCGCGTCTGGATCCGGGTGTTCCCGGACGTTCCGGTCACGTCCAAGCCCACGGAAGTCCGCATGGGTAAGGGTAAGGGATCGGTCGACTACTGGGCCTGCAAGGTCAAGCCAGGCCGTATCATGTTCGAGATCGACGGCGTTTCGGAAGAAATCGCGCGTGAGGCCCTGCGCCTCGGCGCCGCCAAGCTGTCGGTCAAGACGCGCTTCGTACAGCGCATCGCCGATTAA
- the rpmC gene encoding 50S ribosomal protein L29, with amino-acid sequence MKSTDVRALSADQLNDELAKLKKEQFNLRFQRATGQLEKTSRVREIRRDIARIKTIARQKLAAEAKA; translated from the coding sequence ATGAAATCGACAGACGTCCGTGCGCTGAGCGCCGACCAGTTGAACGACGAACTTGCCAAGCTGAAGAAGGAGCAGTTCAACCTGCGCTTCCAGCGGGCTACCGGCCAGCTTGAAAAGACCTCGCGCGTTCGCGAGATCCGTCGCGACATCGCACGCATCAAGACAATTGCCCGCCAGAAGCTGGCGGCAGAAGCCAAGGCCTAA
- the rpsQ gene encoding 30S ribosomal protein S17, with product MPKRILQGTVVSDKNEKTVVVLVERRFAHPLLQKTVRRSKKYKAHDESNQFKTGDFVSIQECAPISKDKRWTVVSNAAE from the coding sequence ATGCCGAAACGCATTCTGCAGGGCACCGTCGTCAGCGACAAGAACGAGAAGACCGTCGTGGTCCTCGTGGAGCGTCGCTTCGCGCATCCCTTGCTTCAGAAGACCGTTCGCCGGTCCAAGAAGTACAAGGCGCATGACGAGAGCAATCAGTTCAAGACCGGCGACTTCGTCTCCATCCAGGAGTGCGCGCCGATCTCCAAAGACAAGCGCTGGACCGTCGTTTCCAACGCTGCGGAATAA
- the rplN gene encoding 50S ribosomal protein L14: MIQMQTNLDVADNSGARRVMCIKVLGGSKRKYASIGDIIVVSVKEAIPRGRVKKGDVMKAVVVRTAKDIRRSDGSVIRFDKNAAVLIDNKKEPIGTRIFGPVPRELRAKSHMKIISLAPEVL; the protein is encoded by the coding sequence ATGATTCAGATGCAAACAAACCTCGACGTCGCCGATAATTCCGGCGCTCGTCGTGTCATGTGCATCAAGGTGCTGGGCGGCTCGAAGCGGAAATATGCTTCTATCGGCGACATCATCGTCGTCTCGGTAAAAGAAGCAATTCCGCGCGGGCGCGTCAAGAAAGGCGATGTCATGAAGGCGGTCGTGGTTCGCACGGCCAAGGATATCCGTCGTTCGGACGGTTCCGTCATCCGCTTCGACAAGAACGCAGCCGTTCTTATCGACAACAAGAAAGAGCCTATCGGCACGCGTATCTTCGGCCCTGTTCCGCGCGAGCTTCGCGCCAAGAGCCACATGAAGATCATCTCGCTGGCGCCTGAAGTGCTGTAA
- the rplX gene encoding 50S ribosomal protein L24 has translation MQKIRKGDSVVVITGKDKGRTGEVLQVMPKDDRAIVRGINMVKRHQRQTQTQEAGIITKEASIHLSNLALADPKDGKATRVGFKIDGDKKVRVAKRSGDTING, from the coding sequence ATGCAAAAGATCCGTAAAGGCGACAGCGTCGTTGTGATCACCGGCAAGGACAAGGGCCGCACCGGCGAAGTCCTCCAGGTGATGCCGAAAGACGATCGCGCAATCGTGCGCGGCATCAACATGGTGAAGCGCCACCAGCGCCAGACCCAGACGCAGGAAGCAGGCATCATCACCAAGGAAGCCTCCATCCACCTGTCGAACCTGGCGCTTGCCGATCCGAAGGACGGCAAGGCGACCCGTGTTGGTTTCAAGATTGACGGCGACAAGAAGGTTCGTGTCGCCAAGCGTTCCGGAGATACGATCAATGGCTGA
- the rplE gene encoding 50S ribosomal protein L5, with amino-acid sequence MAEAKYEPRLKTDYNERIRAALREQFSYANDMMIPRLDKIVINMGVGEATGDSKKPSVAAADLAAIAGQKPVITRARTSIAGFKVREGMPIGAKVTLRGTRMYEFLDRLVTVALPRVRDFRGLNPKSFDGRGNFAMGIKEHIVFPEINYDKVDQMWGMDIIVCTTAKNDDEARALLKEFNFPFRQ; translated from the coding sequence ATGGCTGAGGCAAAGTACGAGCCGCGGCTCAAGACCGATTACAATGAGCGCATCCGCGCCGCACTGCGCGAGCAGTTCTCCTACGCGAATGACATGATGATCCCGCGTCTGGACAAGATCGTGATCAATATGGGCGTCGGTGAAGCGACGGGCGATTCCAAGAAGCCTTCGGTCGCTGCTGCCGATCTCGCGGCAATCGCAGGTCAGAAGCCGGTCATCACCCGCGCACGCACGTCCATTGCTGGCTTCAAGGTCCGCGAAGGCATGCCGATCGGCGCCAAGGTGACGCTGCGCGGCACCCGCATGTATGAGTTTCTGGACCGCCTCGTGACCGTGGCTCTGCCGCGCGTTCGCGACTTTCGCGGCCTGAACCCGAAGAGCTTTGACGGCCGTGGCAACTTCGCCATGGGCATCAAGGAACACATCGTGTTCCCCGAGATCAACTACGACAAGGTCGATCAGATGTGGGGCATGGATATCATCGTTTGCACGACGGCAAAGAACGACGACGAAGCACGGGCTCTTCTCAAAGAGTTCAACTTCCCGTTCCGCCAGTAG
- the rpsN gene encoding 30S ribosomal protein S14, whose amino-acid sequence MAKVSAVEKNKRRRQLVARDAKKRAALKAIVKNQELPIEDRFRATLKLAELPRNGSKTRIRNRCEVSGRPRAFYRKLGMSRIALRELGNLGKVPGIVKSSW is encoded by the coding sequence ATGGCGAAAGTCAGCGCAGTCGAAAAGAACAAGCGCCGGCGTCAGCTGGTGGCCCGGGACGCCAAGAAGCGCGCGGCCCTCAAGGCGATCGTGAAGAACCAGGAACTGCCGATCGAGGACCGCTTCCGTGCGACCCTCAAGCTCGCCGAACTGCCGCGTAACGGTTCCAAGACGCGCATTCGTAACCGGTGCGAAGTGTCGGGTCGTCCGCGCGCCTTTTATCGCAAGCTCGGCATGTCGCGTATCGCGCTGCGCGAGCTCGGCAATCTCGGCAAGGTGCCGGGCATTGTGAAGTCGAGCTGGTAA
- the rpsH gene encoding 30S ribosomal protein S8, with protein sequence MAMTDPLGDMLTRIRNGASRKKTSVSTPASKLRARVLDVLESEGYIRGYSETDFGNGKSEITIELKYHEGGSVIREIARVSKPGRRVYVSVKSIPQVANGLGITILSTPKGVMADHQAREQNVGGEVLCSVF encoded by the coding sequence ATGGCCATGACAGATCCCCTGGGCGATATGCTCACCCGTATCCGCAACGGCGCCAGCCGCAAGAAGACCAGCGTCTCGACGCCGGCTTCGAAGCTGCGCGCACGCGTGCTCGACGTCCTTGAGTCGGAAGGCTACATCCGTGGCTATTCCGAGACCGACTTCGGCAACGGCAAGTCTGAAATCACCATCGAGCTGAAGTATCACGAGGGCGGTTCCGTCATTCGCGAAATCGCTCGTGTGTCGAAGCCCGGCCGTCGCGTCTACGTTTCGGTCAAGTCGATCCCGCAGGTCGCCAACGGCCTCGGCATCACCATTCTTTCGACCCCGAAGGGCGTGATGGCGGACCATCAGGCACGCGAACAGAACGTCGGTGGCGAGGTCCTGTGCAGCGTCTTCTAA